Proteins found in one Spirochaetota bacterium genomic segment:
- a CDS encoding XTP/dITP diphosphatase yields the protein MKLLIATKNTNKVREIRDKLARLPGLEILSLEDTGGIPDVVEDGDTFAENAAIKALAVAATTGFTSLADDSGLIVDALDGAPGIYSARFGGSGLSDAERCLLLLEKMTAVPKGSRSARFVCAIAIARPGTVIHTAEGVCEGSIIREMRGGMGFGYDPVFLVEGTKKTMAELSMKEKNSLSHRARALEAAALFIRKLAAGTDKNHHT from the coding sequence ATGAAACTGCTAATTGCAACAAAAAATACTAACAAGGTCCGCGAAATACGGGACAAGCTGGCCCGTCTGCCCGGACTTGAAATTTTGTCCCTCGAGGACACTGGCGGCATCCCCGATGTTGTTGAAGACGGCGACACCTTCGCCGAAAACGCCGCCATAAAGGCGCTTGCCGTCGCCGCCACGACGGGGTTCACCTCGCTTGCCGATGATTCCGGGCTAATCGTCGACGCGCTCGACGGCGCTCCTGGCATATACTCGGCCCGCTTCGGCGGGAGCGGCCTTTCAGACGCCGAGCGCTGCCTACTCCTGCTCGAGAAGATGACGGCCGTTCCGAAAGGAAGCCGTTCGGCCCGCTTCGTATGCGCCATCGCCATAGCCCGTCCCGGAACCGTGATCCATACGGCCGAGGGAGTATGCGAGGGGAGCATCATACGGGAGATGCGCGGCGGCATGGGCTTCGGATACGATCCCGTTTTTCTTGTCGAAGGGACGAAAAAAACCATGGCCGAGCTCAGCATGAAAGAGAAGAACAGTCTCAGCCACCGTGCCAGGGCTCTCGAGGCCGCGGCACTTTTCATCCGAAAG